Below is a window of Bordetella genomosp. 9 DNA.
CCCGCGCCTGGACCTGGCGCGCATCACGCGGGACGTCCAGCGCATCTGCGAAACGCAGATCGCCTTCTTCGAGCCGCAGTCGCGGCGCGCGCCCTTCCTGGACAGCAGCGACCGCTACGTGTTCATGACGATGGTGACGGGCGACGGCTATGGCGGCCTGGAACATCGGGCCTCCACGGCGCTCATGGCCGCCCGCAAGGACCTCCCGGTCAAGGGCCAGACGGGCCAGGGCGAAGGCTACCGGGGATTCCTGGGCCTGGTCAGCCACGAGTATTTCCATACCTGGAACGTCAAGCGCATCAAGCCGGCCGCCTTCGTGCCGTATGACCTGGCGCGCCCGGCCCTGACCCGGCTATTGTGGGTCTTCGAAGGCTTCACCTCTTACTACGACGACCTGTTCCTGCTGCGCGCCGGCACCATCACGCGTACCGACTACCTGCGCCTGCTGGGCAAGACCATCACATCCGTGGCGCGGGCGCCCGGCCGCGCCAAGCAGTCCGTGGCGGAAAGCTCCTTCGACGCCTGGACGCGGTATTACAAGCAGGACGAGAACTCGCCCAACGCCATCGTCAGCTATTACACCAAGGGCGCGCTGGTGGCGCTGGGCCTGGACCTGACCATCCGGCGCAGGAGCGGCGGCCGCCACACGCTGGACGACGTCATGCGGCTGATGTGGCGGCGCTATGGCCGCGACTTCTATCGCGGGTCGCCCGCGGGCATCCCGGAAGACGCCCTGCCGACGCTGGTACGCGAAGCCACCGGCGTGGATGCGCGCGCCTACCTGGCGCGCTACGCGGACGGCCGCGCCGATCCGCCGCTGGCCGAACTCCTGGCCGAGCACGGCATCACCCTGCAATGGAAGCCTTCCTCCCACTTGCCCAGCCTGGACGTGCGCACGCGCAAACAGGGTGACGGCGTGGCGCTGGCCAGCGTGCTGGAAGGCGGCGCGGCGCACAAGGGCGGGCTGTCCGCCGGCGACGTACTCGTGGCCATCGACGGCCTGCGGGTGGACGCGCCCGCCGGCATGGAGGTGCTGCTGGCCCAATACCGGCCCGGCGACGCCGTCACGGTCCATGTGTTCCGGCGCGACGAACTGCGGGCATTCCGCGTGCGGCTGGCCGCCCAACCCGCCCTGGATTGCGTCTTGAGCGCCGTTTGATTTCCGATTTAATGCCCGACTCGATGTCCGATTCCGACGTCCGCGAGGACGCCCGTTCCTTCCGCGACCTGTTCCTGTCCGGCGTGCCGCTGATGGATGTCCGGGCGCCGGTCGAATTCGGCCGGGGCGCCTTTCCGACAGCGGTGAATATCCCGCTGATGGACGACGGCGAACGCGAACAGGTGGGCCTGCGCTACAAGGAACAAGGCCAGCAGGCCGCCATCGCCCTGGGCACGCAACTGGTCTCGGGCGATATCAAGCAGCGCCGCATCCAGGCCTGGGCCGACTTCGCGCGGGCCCATCCTGAAGGCTATCTGTATTGCTTCCGCGGCGGCCTGCGTTCGCAGATCACCCAGCAATGGCTGCGGTCGGAAGCCGGCATCGCCTATCCGCGCGTGTTGGGCGGCTACAAGGCGATGCGCACCTATCTGGCGGACGCCATACGCGCGGCGGCCGCGACGCCCGGCCACCTGGTGCTGGGCGGCCTGACGGGCACCGGCAAGACCGACGTGCTGCGGGAAATCGACAACGCCATCGACCTGGAACGCCATGCCAACCATCGCGGTTCGGGCTTCGGCAAGCGCGTCACGCCGCAACCTTCGCAGATCGATTTCGAACATCGCGTGGCGATCGACCTGCTGCACAAGCAGGCGGCCGGCTGGCAAACCGTGGTGCTGGAAGACGAAAGCCGGCTGATCGGCGTCAACGCCCTGCCGCCGGAGCTCCTGCAGGCGATAGGATCCGCCCCGCTGGTCTGGCTGGACGCCAGCCTGGAAGATCGCGTCGAACGCATCCTGCGGGATTATGTCGTGGACCTGCGCGCTGAATTCGTGGCCCGGCATGGCGAGGCCGGCGACGCCCTGTTCGGCCAACGCCTGCAGGACAGCCTGACGGGCATCTCGCGCCGGCTGGGCGGCGAACGGCATGCCCGGCTGATCGCGCTGATGCGCGACGCCCTGACGCGCCAGATGGCGACCGGCGAGTGCGACGCGCATCGGGCGTGGATACAAGGGCTGCTGAGCGAATACTACGACCCCATGTACGCCAGGCGCATGGAGGAAAAGGCGGCGCGCATCGTCTTCCGGGGCGATGCCGTGGAAGTCGCCGGCTACCTGCGCGAACAGGCGGCGCGCGCACGCCGATAGGGTTCCCGATAGGGTTCCCGATAGGGTTCCCGAAGGATCTCCGGCAGGGTCAGCCCGCGCGCTCCAGCTCCGCCTGTATGGCCTTGGCGGCGACCACGCCGTCCGCCATGGACGTCACGACGCAGGGATGCAT
It encodes the following:
- a CDS encoding M61 family metallopeptidase translates to MDPHPVIYRLQPRDLAGHRFHIVLTIESPDPNGQSLSLPAWIPGSYLIRDFSRQIETLRAHAGGRAVPVAKTDNHTWKAAPVGGPLTVEYTVYAWDLSVRGAHLDETHGFFNGTSVFLCVDGQSHLPCLVDLQPPPGIDHWKVYTSLPEARGIKGAARRHGYGLYRAPDYDALIDHPVEMGTPQVARFTAHGAEHELVFTGVIPRLDLARITRDVQRICETQIAFFEPQSRRAPFLDSSDRYVFMTMVTGDGYGGLEHRASTALMAARKDLPVKGQTGQGEGYRGFLGLVSHEYFHTWNVKRIKPAAFVPYDLARPALTRLLWVFEGFTSYYDDLFLLRAGTITRTDYLRLLGKTITSVARAPGRAKQSVAESSFDAWTRYYKQDENSPNAIVSYYTKGALVALGLDLTIRRRSGGRHTLDDVMRLMWRRYGRDFYRGSPAGIPEDALPTLVREATGVDARAYLARYADGRADPPLAELLAEHGITLQWKPSSHLPSLDVRTRKQGDGVALASVLEGGAAHKGGLSAGDVLVAIDGLRVDAPAGMEVLLAQYRPGDAVTVHVFRRDELRAFRVRLAAQPALDCVLSAV
- the mnmH gene encoding tRNA 2-selenouridine(34) synthase MnmH, whose protein sequence is MSDSDVREDARSFRDLFLSGVPLMDVRAPVEFGRGAFPTAVNIPLMDDGEREQVGLRYKEQGQQAAIALGTQLVSGDIKQRRIQAWADFARAHPEGYLYCFRGGLRSQITQQWLRSEAGIAYPRVLGGYKAMRTYLADAIRAAAATPGHLVLGGLTGTGKTDVLREIDNAIDLERHANHRGSGFGKRVTPQPSQIDFEHRVAIDLLHKQAAGWQTVVLEDESRLIGVNALPPELLQAIGSAPLVWLDASLEDRVERILRDYVVDLRAEFVARHGEAGDALFGQRLQDSLTGISRRLGGERHARLIALMRDALTRQMATGECDAHRAWIQGLLSEYYDPMYARRMEEKAARIVFRGDAVEVAGYLREQAARARR